In the Marinobacter sp. Arc7-DN-1 genome, TAATACCGGCCGTTGATCGGCGTGTGGCGCAGCTTGGTAGCGCACTTCGTTCGGGACGAAGGGGTCGCAGGTTCGAATCCTGCCACGCCGACCACTTTCCCGCTCTCCACTGACATCTTTCCCCAGACTTGCCTATCCATTCGCAGCCAGTCGTGGTTATTCTGCTGCAGGCTTGCTCCGCAAGGATCAAATCAGGCGGTCTGCACTCTGCGAGAATCGGCCAGCAATGTGCGAATGGTGCCTGGCGATCATTGACCGTGATGAGAATTCAACATTGCCTCGCGGTATAGCCCGCAGGATTTCACGCTGATCTATGGGAATGCGACGAGGCTCACATCAAACTGGGCTACCCAGCAGCAAATGATTCTGATCGAATACTCATGTGCCCGTGGCGGGGCTTTAAATTCCAGATTATTGAGCGCAAACACGTAGGATCTAGCCCAATGGCGGTCTATGCCATTCGGGTTAACTGACGGAGAAACGCTACCCTCCACTTGCCTCAGTTCAGTGACCGATATGGCACAAATCGCCAGCAAAACCAGCCTGCCCAGACCACTCACCCCAAGCGCTTTACTTTGCTTCTTTTGTAAAGGGATGTTATTCTTTACGTATAGTCAATAGTAAAGAGGCCCGTATGCCAGTTGTCAGCCAAAAAAGACAAGTTACTCTTCCCGTCGAACAATGCTCAATTGCAGGAATTCAGCCCGGCGATGAGTACGAGAGCTTTGTCAGTCGAAAGGGTGTAATTTCCATAGTTATTAAGCACAAAGGGGCCGCCAAGGGCCTGCTTAAAGGGATTCCGGTCAATGACCAGGTGAACGAGGAAGAATCCCTTGCGAGTGCCATGCGCTGATGATTGCCGTTGATACAAATGTGGTACTCCGCTACCTGCTGCAAGATGATGTGAAGCAGTCGTCAAAAGCAAGTAAGCAGTTCATGGGGCATGAGAAAATCCTGATCACCGATGTGGTCTTGGTTGAAACTATCTGGACGCTTCGGGGTAAGCGTTATGCGCTCTCCAAAGAGGCGCTGATAGA is a window encoding:
- a CDS encoding AbrB family transcriptional regulator, coding for MPVVSQKRQVTLPVEQCSIAGIQPGDEYESFVSRKGVISIVIKHKGAAKGLLKGIPVNDQVNEEESLASAMR